Proteins from a genomic interval of Youhaiella tibetensis:
- a CDS encoding DUF308 domain-containing protein: MTDIVDGQSSGFWAIAIRGAVMVVAGLLALFAPLLALATLVMIGGALMIIDGGLGLWGLLFGGKRTQSFWASVSRQLLAVIAGILVVSFPMTSASIGVSAIVWIVGILAVVVGALEVYVAFISRKLMREGAYWPSILSGIAYIAFGVLIMVMPLTSATIVVRLVGLLVLLYGLFQLYLAWQLRRV; the protein is encoded by the coding sequence ATGACGGATATAGTCGACGGCCAGTCTTCTGGCTTCTGGGCGATTGCCATTCGCGGCGCGGTCATGGTGGTGGCGGGGCTGCTGGCCCTCTTCGCGCCATTGCTGGCGCTGGCGACCCTGGTGATGATCGGTGGCGCGCTCATGATCATCGATGGCGGCCTCGGACTTTGGGGCCTGCTCTTCGGCGGCAAGCGGACGCAGAGCTTCTGGGCATCGGTCAGCCGGCAGCTGCTGGCGGTGATCGCCGGCATCCTGGTGGTGTCGTTCCCCATGACCTCGGCATCCATCGGGGTTTCGGCCATCGTCTGGATCGTGGGGATCCTGGCCGTGGTCGTGGGGGCGCTCGAAGTCTATGTCGCCTTCATCAGCCGCAAGCTCATGCGGGAAGGAGCCTATTGGCCGTCGATCCTGAGCGGCATCGCCTATATCGCGTTCGGCGTGCTGATCATGGTCATGCCGCTGACGAGCGCCACGATCGTGGTGCGGCTGGTCGGGCTGCTGGTGCTGCTCTATGGGCTCTTCCAGCTCTACCTGGCCTGGCAGTTGCGCCGGGTGTGA
- a CDS encoding YihY/virulence factor BrkB family protein, with protein sequence MTPHTDAHHQSAAHPSPTRHRWLNVLWRIFLQLFDMDTALRCAGASFFTFLSLFPALAILVFSFGLLVTEQFIQDAIERLRGLVPSEVLNLVQGQLLNLVNEPTQNLSVGLAISAAVALWSGSRGINALIYAVSRTHPGKDRRSLIGSIIISFLVTLVAGFCLVVSLTLIAALPAFFKLPFLVIDPGLVLLIRWPILLFLAALGFAAFYRFAPDRRPRKARWIWPGAIIAALAWIVVSALFSFYVENFGHYDVTFGTLTAAVILMLWLYNSVLILVAGAIINAQLEYAFAHPLPAPH encoded by the coding sequence ATGACACCTCACACCGACGCCCACCATCAGTCGGCCGCGCACCCGTCCCCCACGCGCCACCGCTGGCTGAACGTTCTCTGGCGCATATTCCTGCAGCTGTTCGACATGGATACCGCGCTGCGCTGCGCCGGCGCCTCGTTCTTCACCTTCCTCTCGCTGTTCCCGGCCCTGGCCATCCTTGTCTTCTCCTTCGGGCTGCTGGTAACCGAGCAGTTCATCCAGGATGCCATCGAGCGGCTGCGCGGCCTGGTTCCGAGCGAAGTCCTCAACCTGGTGCAGGGCCAGTTGCTCAACCTCGTGAACGAGCCCACCCAGAATCTCAGCGTCGGCCTTGCCATTTCCGCCGCCGTTGCCCTCTGGAGCGGATCGCGCGGCATCAACGCCTTGATCTATGCCGTCTCGCGCACCCATCCGGGCAAGGATCGCCGCTCGCTCATCGGCAGCATCATCATCTCGTTTCTCGTTACCCTGGTGGCCGGCTTCTGCCTTGTCGTCAGCCTGACGCTCATCGCCGCCCTGCCGGCTTTTTTCAAGCTACCCTTCCTCGTCATCGACCCGGGCCTGGTGTTGTTGATCCGCTGGCCGATCCTGCTGTTTCTGGCCGCGCTCGGCTTTGCCGCCTTCTATCGCTTCGCCCCGGACCGGCGACCGCGCAAGGCCCGCTGGATCTGGCCCGGCGCCATCATCGCTGCCCTCGCCTGGATCGTGGTGAGCGCTCTCTTCTCCTTCTACGTCGAGAACTTCGGTCATTACGACGTGACCTTCGGCACCCTGACGGCTGCCGTCATCCTCATGCTCTGGCTCTACAATTCCGTCCTGATCCTGGTGGCGGGGGCCATCATCAACGCCCAGCTCGAATACGCTTTCGCCCATCCCCTGC